The Thermococcus sp. 21S7 genome has a window encoding:
- a CDS encoding ABC transporter ATP-binding protein: MAEVKLIGVWKEFGDFTAVKDMNLEVKDGEFMILLGPSGCGKTTTLRMISGLEEPTRGQIYIGDKLVADPEKGIFIAPKDRDIAMVFQSYALYPHMTVYDNIAFPLKLRKVPKQEIDQRVREVAEMLGLTELLKRKPKELSGGQRQRVALGRAIVRKPHVFLMDEPLSNLDAKLRVKMRAELKRLQKQLGVTTIYVTHDQVEAMTMGDRIAVINAGVLQQVGTPEEVYDKPANTFVAGFIGSPPMNFMDATITEDGFADFGEFKLKLLPDQVEVLEEEGLIGKEVIFGIRPEDIYDAMFAQVKIPGENMSRATVDIIENLGSEKIVHLHVGEVTFLGAFRSESKVREGHEIDVVFDMNKAHIFKKDTGKAVF, from the coding sequence ATGGCGGAAGTAAAGCTCATCGGTGTGTGGAAAGAGTTCGGGGATTTTACTGCGGTTAAGGATATGAACCTTGAAGTTAAGGACGGGGAGTTCATGATTCTCCTCGGACCGAGCGGCTGCGGAAAAACTACGACGCTCAGAATGATTTCAGGCCTGGAAGAGCCAACAAGAGGCCAGATTTACATTGGGGATAAACTCGTCGCAGACCCCGAAAAAGGCATTTTCATAGCCCCCAAGGACAGAGACATAGCCATGGTCTTTCAGAGTTACGCATTATACCCCCACATGACAGTCTACGACAACATCGCCTTCCCATTAAAGCTCAGGAAAGTACCGAAACAGGAGATTGATCAAAGAGTAAGAGAAGTCGCCGAAATGCTCGGCTTAACCGAACTCCTCAAGAGAAAACCTAAAGAATTAAGCGGCGGTCAAAGGCAGAGAGTCGCTCTGGGGAGGGCAATCGTCAGAAAACCCCACGTCTTCCTCATGGACGAGCCATTGAGCAACCTCGACGCGAAACTCAGAGTAAAAATGCGCGCGGAATTGAAGAGACTCCAAAAGCAACTCGGAGTCACGACCATTTACGTCACCCACGATCAAGTGGAGGCAATGACGATGGGCGATAGAATTGCCGTGATAAACGCCGGAGTCCTCCAGCAGGTCGGAACGCCGGAGGAAGTTTACGACAAACCGGCGAACACTTTCGTTGCAGGCTTTATTGGCTCACCACCCATGAACTTCATGGACGCGACAATCACCGAGGATGGTTTTGCAGACTTCGGAGAATTCAAACTCAAACTCCTCCCGGACCAAGTTGAGGTTTTGGAAGAGGAAGGCCTGATCGGGAAGGAGGTTATCTTCGGAATCCGCCCGGAGGACATTTACGACGCAATGTTCGCCCAAGTGAAGATTCCGGGAGAGAACATGAGCAGGGCAACGGTTGACATCATCGAGAACCTGGGAAGCGAGAAGATTGTCCACCTGCACGTTGGGGAAGTGACGTTCCTGGGCGCATTCAGGTCAGAATCAAAAGTAAGGGAAGGGCACGAGATTGACGTAGTCTTCGATATGAACAAAGCCCACATCTTCAAAAAAGACACAGGAAAAGCGGTGTTCTGA
- a CDS encoding methyltransferase domain-containing protein, whose protein sequence is MKTPKPANPWKFFALALGISWFFWMWVILLDWDVFTFPAIILGALGLFGPPIAEIILIFRTHDKEEWRDYWQRVFDIRRIGKRWHLVIWLTFPVLNTLALLLSVLTGSPWPEFETARNLLAEPWRTLPFAVFILLYGPLPEELGWRGYALDGLQARYNALFSSLILGAVWALWHFPLFSMKGQWQHDVLKFGTLDFWMFIFSPIFLSILFTWIYNNTNRSTLSAILFHFMCNFSGNLIPLTEQGRLYSLILTIILSITVTLIFGPKTLTRNGRGHQMESAERGTLKRFFGGGVCPYQLSFILDSPFRRLILSPQRLADRLHLKEDSRVLEIGPGSGYFSVEVARRIPHGHLELFDIQQKMLEKAHHKIESAGLNNVGFTQGDAVYLPFDEGEFDVVFLVAVLGEVSDPEACLRSIYKVLRPSGLLSITEQPGDPDFLPQRTVIAMAERQGFKFVESYGGKRNYTANFRKPISRMETGKSDMPAS, encoded by the coding sequence GTGAAAACCCCAAAGCCTGCAAATCCCTGGAAGTTTTTTGCTCTAGCCCTTGGCATTTCATGGTTTTTCTGGATGTGGGTTATATTGCTAGACTGGGATGTTTTTACATTCCCGGCAATAATTCTCGGTGCCCTCGGATTGTTTGGCCCCCCAATCGCGGAAATCATTCTAATCTTCCGCACTCACGATAAAGAAGAATGGCGGGATTACTGGCAGCGGGTGTTTGATATACGACGGATTGGTAAAAGATGGCACCTGGTTATCTGGCTCACATTTCCTGTGCTGAACACTCTTGCCCTTCTGTTAAGTGTCCTTACAGGCTCCCCGTGGCCAGAGTTCGAAACGGCCAGAAATCTGCTGGCTGAACCCTGGAGAACCCTTCCTTTTGCCGTTTTTATCCTGCTCTATGGTCCGTTACCGGAAGAACTGGGCTGGCGTGGTTATGCCCTGGACGGGCTTCAGGCGAGATACAATGCCCTTTTCTCAAGCCTTATCCTTGGCGCTGTATGGGCCTTGTGGCATTTTCCCCTTTTCTCCATGAAAGGACAATGGCAGCACGACGTGTTAAAATTTGGAACATTGGATTTCTGGATGTTTATTTTTAGCCCAATCTTTCTTTCAATTTTATTCACATGGATTTATAACAACACCAACCGCAGCACCTTATCCGCTATCCTCTTCCATTTTATGTGCAATTTCAGCGGGAACCTCATTCCACTGACAGAGCAGGGCAGGCTGTATAGTCTGATTTTAACCATCATCTTGTCAATAACAGTAACACTCATTTTTGGACCGAAAACCTTGACCCGAAACGGGAGGGGCCACCAAATGGAATCAGCGGAGAGGGGAACCCTAAAGCGTTTCTTCGGCGGCGGAGTTTGTCCATATCAGCTCTCATTTATCTTGGACTCTCCTTTTAGAAGGCTCATCCTTTCGCCTCAGAGACTGGCTGATCGTCTCCATCTCAAAGAAGATTCAAGAGTGCTTGAAATAGGACCCGGTTCTGGCTACTTCAGCGTTGAGGTTGCACGGCGCATTCCGCACGGACATCTAGAACTGTTTGATATACAGCAAAAGATGCTCGAAAAGGCACATCACAAGATTGAGTCAGCAGGACTTAATAATGTTGGATTTACCCAAGGAGATGCCGTTTATCTCCCCTTTGACGAGGGCGAATTCGATGTCGTCTTTCTTGTCGCAGTCTTGGGTGAAGTTTCAGACCCGGAAGCGTGTCTTCGGAGCATCTATAAAGTTCTCCGCCCCTCCGGCCTCCTATCAATCACTGAACAGCCTGGAGACCCCGATTTTCTGCCCCAGCGGACTGTCATCGCAATGGCTGAAAGGCAGGGATTTAAATTCGTCGAAAGTTACGGCGGAAAAAGGAATTACACCGCCAATTTCAGAAAACCTATTTCAAGGATGGAAACGGGGAAGTCCGATATGCCCGCGTCCTGA
- a CDS encoding UPF0146 family protein, translated as MPIEDFAEFLALNVPRGKIIELGIGFQFKVALRLKDLGYDVLAVDWNPESVKKARDLGINAVRDDLFNPRPELYRSANALYSVRPTPEIVRPILNLGKNLGLPVYILPLAGDTMPRTMRLTNFRGLAIYSAKGI; from the coding sequence ATGCCTATCGAAGATTTTGCAGAGTTTCTGGCCCTGAACGTGCCAAGAGGAAAAATAATCGAACTGGGTATAGGCTTTCAGTTCAAGGTAGCACTCAGACTTAAGGACCTCGGATACGACGTTCTGGCGGTAGACTGGAATCCCGAGTCGGTTAAGAAGGCCAGGGATCTGGGTATAAACGCGGTTCGCGACGACCTGTTCAACCCGAGGCCTGAACTCTACAGGAGCGCTAACGCTCTCTATTCAGTCAGACCCACCCCCGAGATAGTGAGGCCCATCCTGAACCTCGGGAAAAATCTCGGACTCCCCGTCTACATACTCCCCCTTGCGGGGGACACCATGCCGAGGACGATGAGGCTCACCAACTTCAGGGGGCTGGCGATATACTCCGCTAAAGGTATTTAA
- the glmM gene encoding phosphoglucosamine mutase, protein MKLFGTAGIRGTLWEKVTPNLAMDIGKAVGTYIGGETVVARDGRTSSVMLKNALISGLLSTGTEVLDADLIPTPALAWATKENGDAGVMITASHNPPTDNGIKVFNGDGTEFYVEQERELEELVFSGNFRKAAWNEIKTVKALDVIDEYIGAVLEFVNHETELKVLYDGANGAGSVLAPYLLREMGAKVMSVNAHVDGHFPGRKPEPRYENIAYLGELARELGADLVVAQDGDADRIAVFDEKGQYVNEDTVIALFAKLYVEEHGGGTVVVSIDTGSRIDHVVENAGGRVVRVPLGQPHDGIKRYGAIFAAEPWKLVHPKFGPWIDSFVTMGLLIKLIDERGKPLSQIIQEEIPAYYLTKKNVKCPDEFKNATLERAYRILEERLGEEVKEVLTISGYRFQLRDGSWVLVRPSGTEPKIRVVVEAPSEKRRDELFELAYETVRKAVEEAVKKN, encoded by the coding sequence ATGAAGCTCTTCGGTACCGCTGGAATTAGGGGCACCCTGTGGGAGAAGGTCACCCCGAATCTCGCGATGGACATCGGAAAGGCAGTGGGAACGTACATCGGGGGAGAAACCGTCGTTGCGAGGGACGGAAGGACATCCAGCGTGATGCTCAAGAACGCCCTCATCTCCGGCCTCCTCTCGACGGGAACAGAGGTTCTTGATGCGGATTTAATCCCAACACCGGCTTTAGCTTGGGCGACCAAGGAAAACGGCGACGCGGGCGTGATGATTACGGCGAGCCACAACCCCCCAACAGACAACGGGATAAAGGTCTTCAACGGCGATGGAACGGAGTTCTACGTCGAGCAGGAGAGAGAACTGGAGGAACTAGTGTTCTCCGGAAACTTCAGGAAGGCCGCATGGAACGAGATAAAGACCGTAAAAGCCCTCGATGTAATCGATGAGTACATAGGGGCCGTTCTCGAATTCGTGAACCACGAGACTGAGCTCAAAGTTCTCTACGACGGCGCCAACGGCGCGGGAAGCGTTCTTGCCCCCTATCTGCTCCGTGAGATGGGAGCGAAAGTGATGAGCGTGAACGCCCACGTTGACGGCCACTTCCCAGGAAGGAAGCCAGAACCGAGGTACGAGAACATAGCCTACCTCGGCGAGCTGGCGAGGGAGCTTGGAGCTGACCTCGTGGTCGCCCAGGACGGAGACGCCGACAGGATAGCGGTCTTCGATGAGAAGGGCCAGTACGTGAACGAGGACACCGTCATAGCCCTTTTCGCGAAGCTCTACGTGGAGGAGCACGGCGGGGGAACGGTCGTCGTCTCCATAGACACGGGCTCAAGGATAGACCACGTCGTTGAGAACGCCGGCGGAAGGGTCGTCAGGGTTCCCCTCGGTCAGCCGCACGATGGGATAAAGAGGTATGGAGCCATATTCGCGGCGGAGCCGTGGAAGCTCGTCCATCCGAAGTTTGGGCCGTGGATAGACAGCTTCGTCACCATGGGACTGCTCATAAAGCTCATAGACGAACGCGGAAAGCCGCTGTCCCAGATAATCCAGGAGGAGATACCGGCCTACTACCTCACCAAGAAGAACGTGAAGTGCCCGGACGAGTTCAAGAACGCCACCCTTGAGAGGGCCTACAGAATCCTCGAAGAGAGGCTGGGGGAAGAAGTGAAGGAGGTCCTCACGATTTCAGGCTACCGCTTCCAGCTGAGGGACGGCTCGTGGGTTCTCGTGAGGCCTAGCGGAACGGAGCCGAAGATTCGCGTTGTTGTCGAGGCCCCCAGCGAGAAAAGGCGCGATGAGCTGTTCGAGCTGGCCTATGAAACGGTCAGAAAGGCAGTTGAAGAAGCTGTGAAGAAGAACTGA
- a CDS encoding MBL fold metallo-hydrolase, whose translation MIEITFLGSGGGRFITITQFRSTGGFHIRASRNIYVDPGPGALVRSWRYKLDPRKLDAIFVSHRHVDHCNDVEVLIEAMTGGALKKRGMLIASKSVVYGDETHTPAVSKYHMDVLESIHIPEPGSKIAIGDEELIITPTAHSDPTTIGFRMKTRYGDVSYIPDTAYFDELLEWHDGSRLIIAAVTRPRDMGIPYHLSTDDVVMMLKKMGEKPETLVMSHIGMKMHFANPYKEAKYIETVTGVKTYVAKEGFKVMVEKNEISVRTLRPARFV comes from the coding sequence GTGATTGAGATAACCTTCCTCGGCAGTGGGGGCGGCAGGTTCATCACGATAACTCAGTTCCGCTCCACCGGGGGCTTCCACATCCGTGCCAGCAGGAACATCTACGTTGATCCTGGACCCGGGGCTCTGGTTCGTTCCTGGCGCTACAAGCTCGACCCCAGAAAGCTCGATGCAATATTCGTCTCCCACAGACACGTTGACCACTGCAACGACGTCGAAGTCCTGATCGAGGCCATGACGGGCGGCGCACTCAAAAAGCGTGGCATGCTGATAGCATCGAAGAGCGTCGTCTACGGCGATGAGACTCATACTCCCGCGGTCAGCAAGTACCACATGGACGTCCTTGAGAGCATACACATTCCCGAACCTGGGAGCAAGATAGCCATAGGCGACGAGGAGCTCATAATAACCCCAACGGCACATTCGGACCCTACCACGATAGGCTTCCGCATGAAGACCCGATACGGAGATGTATCCTACATTCCGGACACCGCGTACTTCGACGAGCTCCTTGAGTGGCATGACGGTTCGAGACTCATCATCGCCGCAGTGACCCGGCCCAGGGACATGGGCATTCCCTATCACCTCAGCACCGATGACGTTGTCATGATGCTCAAGAAGATGGGGGAGAAGCCAGAGACGCTGGTCATGAGCCACATCGGCATGAAGATGCACTTTGCGAACCCATACAAGGAGGCCAAGTACATCGAGACCGTCACCGGTGTCAAAACCTACGTCGCCAAAGAGGGCTTCAAGGTCATGGTGGAAAAGAATGAGATATCCGTGAGGACTCTGAGGCCAGCGAGGTTTGTCTGA
- a CDS encoding oligopeptide transporter, OPT family, with protein MGLKPYIPPEKSLPEYTVKAFILGIVLSIVMGAANAYLGMYAGMTVSASIPAAVISMAILFAFKDRNILENNMVQTAASAGESLAAGVIFTFPALIVLGYYTTFPYYIVTLIAALGGSLGALFTIVLRRAFIVEERLPYPEGTACAEVLIAGDKGGSHAKPILYGGIFGGLFKLLGSSGLWAGTVEAAKAVGSRVYYIGSDLSAALVAVGYIVGLNIAFLVFLGGAIAWFIAIPLYAGQIDHGNMSALDLAWTIWSTKIRYMGVGAMVVGGLWSLIKLRNPIKRGIKAGLEVAKRKQSGEAILRTEEDLPLNYVMMLIAAFVVPLFLLYFHIIGSVGIAAIMAVILLIVGFLGSSIAGYLAGVVGSSNNPVSGITIMSLLFTAFVLKALGLSGMEGMAATILVAAVICTAAAIAGDTMQDLATGYFVGATPKRQQVFEIVGTFFAALVMAPVLNLLIQAYGIAGTPTAKENALAAPQAFLMAKVTEGVFTGNLEWNMIYIGAGIAIALIILDEILAMKGSKFRTPVMPVAVGIYLPLSLGVPIFIGGLIKHFAGKARGSDEENPTDPGVLGAAGLIAGEALMGIFFAALIVANVAPSFGFSSNILGVILLAGIAVWLYMTGKKK; from the coding sequence ATGGGGCTAAAACCATATATCCCACCTGAGAAATCACTACCGGAGTACACTGTTAAGGCTTTTATTTTGGGTATAGTTCTTTCGATAGTAATGGGCGCAGCGAACGCCTACCTTGGAATGTATGCAGGAATGACGGTAAGTGCCAGTATTCCAGCGGCGGTCATTTCGATGGCCATACTCTTCGCATTCAAGGACAGAAACATCCTGGAGAACAACATGGTTCAGACCGCAGCGTCCGCCGGTGAGTCGCTCGCCGCGGGAGTCATATTCACCTTCCCGGCGCTGATCGTTCTCGGTTACTACACGACCTTCCCGTACTATATCGTGACGCTGATAGCGGCGCTCGGCGGTTCCCTCGGTGCACTCTTCACGATTGTGCTGAGGAGGGCATTCATCGTCGAGGAGAGGCTCCCATACCCAGAGGGTACCGCCTGTGCCGAGGTTCTCATAGCCGGTGACAAGGGCGGAAGCCACGCCAAGCCGATACTCTACGGTGGAATCTTCGGCGGTCTCTTCAAGCTCCTCGGAAGCTCAGGCCTCTGGGCCGGAACCGTTGAAGCCGCAAAGGCCGTTGGCTCCCGCGTCTACTACATCGGAAGCGACCTCTCCGCGGCCCTCGTGGCGGTTGGCTACATCGTTGGCCTCAACATAGCGTTCCTCGTCTTCCTCGGCGGCGCCATAGCCTGGTTCATAGCCATCCCCCTCTACGCCGGCCAGATCGACCACGGCAACATGAGTGCCCTTGACCTCGCGTGGACAATCTGGAGCACCAAGATCCGCTACATGGGTGTCGGCGCGATGGTCGTCGGTGGTCTCTGGAGCCTCATCAAGCTCAGGAACCCGATAAAGAGGGGTATCAAGGCCGGCCTTGAGGTTGCAAAGAGGAAGCAGTCCGGCGAGGCAATCCTCAGGACCGAGGAGGACCTTCCGCTCAACTACGTGATGATGCTCATAGCTGCCTTCGTCGTTCCGCTGTTCCTGCTCTACTTCCACATCATCGGTTCGGTGGGAATCGCGGCAATAATGGCGGTGATACTCCTCATCGTCGGCTTCCTTGGAAGCTCAATAGCAGGCTACCTGGCGGGTGTCGTTGGTTCATCCAACAACCCGGTCTCGGGAATCACCATCATGAGCCTGCTCTTCACCGCCTTCGTGCTCAAGGCCCTCGGCCTCAGCGGAATGGAGGGCATGGCGGCAACAATCCTCGTCGCGGCAGTCATATGTACCGCTGCAGCCATAGCCGGTGACACCATGCAGGACCTCGCCACCGGTTACTTCGTCGGAGCAACGCCGAAGAGACAGCAGGTATTCGAGATAGTCGGAACGTTCTTCGCCGCCCTCGTTATGGCCCCGGTGCTCAACCTGCTCATCCAGGCCTACGGTATAGCAGGAACCCCGACGGCGAAGGAGAACGCGTTGGCGGCTCCGCAGGCGTTCCTCATGGCCAAGGTCACCGAGGGCGTCTTCACCGGCAACCTTGAGTGGAACATGATATACATCGGCGCTGGAATAGCAATAGCACTCATAATCCTCGATGAGATACTCGCCATGAAGGGCTCCAAGTTCAGGACCCCGGTCATGCCGGTCGCGGTCGGTATCTACCTGCCGCTCAGCCTCGGCGTCCCGATATTCATCGGTGGTCTAATCAAGCACTTCGCCGGCAAGGCCAGGGGCAGCGACGAGGAGAACCCGACCGACCCCGGAGTCCTCGGTGCCGCGGGACTCATCGCGGGCGAGGCCCTCATGGGCATATTCTTTGCCGCCCTCATAGTGGCCAACGTCGCACCGAGCTTTGGCTTCAGCAGCAACATCCTCGGTGTCATCCTCCTGGCCGGAATAGCGGTCTGGCTCTACATGACCGGCAAGAAGAAGTGA
- a CDS encoding PqqD family protein: MEEYMNLVPVRNEKVELKRIEGKYYLLIPMESKLDFLARKLHGEHRRIELDEIGAYTWELCDGRRTVREIGKALKARFGDEVEPLYERLVTFLFELGKRYLVEFKNGNELIYGGDMNDRA; this comes from the coding sequence ATGGAGGAATACATGAACCTTGTGCCAGTGCGCAACGAGAAGGTCGAGCTGAAGAGGATCGAAGGGAAGTACTACCTTCTCATACCAATGGAATCCAAGCTTGATTTTCTGGCGAGGAAGCTCCACGGCGAGCACAGAAGGATAGAGCTTGACGAGATAGGGGCCTACACCTGGGAGCTCTGCGACGGTCGGAGAACCGTCAGGGAGATAGGAAAGGCCCTGAAGGCGCGCTTTGGGGATGAAGTTGAGCCCCTTTACGAGCGTCTGGTAACGTTTCTTTTCGAACTGGGGAAAAGGTACCTAGTTGAGTTTAAAAACGGAAACGAGCTAATCTACGGTGGTGATATGAATGACAGAGCTTGA
- a CDS encoding M20 family metallo-hydrolase — translation MTELEKISKEIEKLQDEMVETLVELIKIPAISPDYGYEGEYDKAQKLLEMIKDWPFDRVEVYNAPDERAKNGVRPSILAYYYGQDGEKSPRIWILTHIDVVPPGDMSKWTVTEPFKPVVKDGKIYGRGSEDNGQSLVASLYAVKAMMNLGIRPKRTVVLAFVSDEETGSKYGVEWLMREHPELFRKDDLVLVPDGGNEEGTFIEVAEKSILWLRVKVRGKQVHASMPDKGLNAHRVALDFAYHLDKLLHEKYGEGDELFDPPESTFEPTMVHGPADSPNIAPGEHEVVFDCRILPRYGIDDILADAKALAEEVKEKYRKEFDGEVLPEIEFEVLQRMDAPAPTDPNSEIVKLLQEALRKLRGKEAKVGGIGGGTFAAYFRKLGIPAVVWATLDETAHQPNEYAWIKNLVEDAKVMAALALL, via the coding sequence ATGACAGAGCTTGAAAAAATCTCAAAGGAGATTGAAAAGCTCCAGGACGAGATGGTGGAAACCCTCGTGGAACTGATTAAAATCCCGGCCATAAGCCCGGACTATGGCTACGAGGGCGAATACGACAAGGCGCAGAAGCTGCTTGAGATGATAAAGGACTGGCCCTTCGACAGGGTCGAGGTCTACAACGCACCCGATGAGCGGGCCAAGAACGGAGTGAGACCGAGCATTCTGGCCTACTACTACGGGCAGGACGGCGAGAAGAGTCCAAGGATATGGATCCTCACCCACATTGATGTGGTTCCGCCCGGAGACATGAGCAAATGGACGGTCACCGAGCCCTTCAAGCCCGTCGTCAAGGACGGAAAGATATACGGGCGCGGAAGCGAGGACAACGGGCAGAGCCTTGTGGCTTCGCTCTATGCGGTAAAGGCCATGATGAACCTTGGGATAAGGCCGAAGAGGACCGTTGTCTTAGCCTTCGTCAGCGACGAGGAAACGGGAAGCAAGTACGGCGTCGAGTGGCTGATGAGGGAGCACCCAGAGCTGTTCAGGAAGGACGACCTGGTTCTCGTCCCGGACGGTGGAAACGAGGAGGGCACCTTTATCGAAGTCGCCGAGAAGAGCATCCTCTGGCTCAGGGTGAAGGTCAGGGGTAAGCAGGTCCACGCCAGCATGCCGGACAAAGGACTCAACGCCCACCGCGTCGCCCTCGACTTCGCCTACCACCTCGACAAACTCCTCCACGAGAAGTACGGCGAGGGGGACGAGCTGTTCGACCCGCCGGAGAGCACCTTCGAGCCGACGATGGTTCACGGCCCGGCCGACAGCCCGAACATAGCCCCCGGCGAGCACGAAGTGGTTTTCGACTGCAGGATTCTGCCGAGGTACGGCATAGACGACATCCTCGCCGACGCCAAGGCCCTTGCCGAGGAGGTCAAGGAGAAATACCGGAAGGAGTTCGACGGAGAGGTTCTGCCGGAGATAGAGTTCGAGGTTCTCCAGCGCATGGACGCCCCGGCTCCAACCGACCCGAACAGCGAGATAGTGAAGCTCCTCCAGGAGGCGCTCAGGAAGCTCCGCGGAAAGGAAGCCAAGGTCGGAGGAATAGGAGGCGGAACCTTCGCGGCCTACTTCAGGAAGCTCGGAATTCCGGCCGTCGTCTGGGCGACGCTCGACGAGACCGCCCACCAGCCCAACGAGTACGCCTGGATAAAGAACCTGGTGGAAGATGCCAAGGTTATGGCGGCCCTGGCCCTTCTCTGA
- a CDS encoding serpin family protein, with the protein MRRLLALALVFVVIASGCIANNEGTPTAPQNPSSETPIPPMTGNDVLDPTQTEEAMDVVGASNLFGIELYRELSRENGNLFISPFSVFTAMTMAYEGARGETAGEMAKVLHIPENETLRREAFRTLLLDAGRPSGIELRIANALWVQKDYPVREEYLDTIRRYYLGDVEELDFRGDPEGAERTINEWAEEKTNGRIKNLVSGLTPDTRLIITNAVYFKANWTLRFSPDATKNDTFTLPTGERVTVPMMNRVGKFNYAETDEIQALEMPYEGSRFSNFSMVIILPKKRDGLNEIEEKLSPRFLQGLLSSLKPEEVDVTVPKFRFEGEYQLGETLRGMGMRKAFTDRADFSGISEEPIAISEVVHKTFISVAENGTEAAAATAVIFTAVSAPGETPEYKVFRADHPFLFLIVDRDSGLVLFIGRLVDPRG; encoded by the coding sequence ATGAGGCGGCTTTTGGCGCTTGCACTCGTCTTTGTGGTCATCGCGTCAGGCTGCATAGCCAATAACGAAGGGACGCCAACCGCCCCCCAGAACCCCTCAAGCGAGACGCCCATCCCTCCAATGACAGGGAACGACGTTCTCGATCCGACCCAGACCGAGGAAGCCATGGACGTTGTCGGAGCCAGCAACCTCTTCGGCATTGAACTCTACCGCGAGCTGTCGAGGGAGAACGGGAACCTCTTCATCTCGCCCTTCAGCGTCTTCACGGCGATGACAATGGCCTACGAGGGCGCACGCGGCGAGACCGCCGGGGAGATGGCAAAGGTTCTCCACATTCCCGAGAACGAAACCCTGCGCAGGGAAGCGTTCAGGACACTCCTGCTCGACGCCGGGAGACCCTCCGGGATAGAGCTTAGGATAGCCAATGCCCTCTGGGTTCAGAAGGACTATCCCGTGCGGGAGGAGTACCTCGACACCATAAGGCGGTACTATCTGGGCGATGTGGAAGAGCTTGACTTCAGGGGTGACCCGGAGGGGGCGGAGAGAACGATCAACGAATGGGCGGAGGAGAAAACCAACGGCAGGATAAAGAACCTCGTGAGCGGCCTGACACCGGACACGAGACTGATAATAACCAACGCCGTATACTTCAAGGCCAACTGGACGCTCCGCTTCAGTCCGGACGCCACGAAGAACGACACCTTTACCCTGCCCACCGGTGAAAGGGTAACGGTTCCAATGATGAACAGGGTTGGAAAGTTCAACTACGCTGAGACCGACGAGATTCAGGCCCTTGAGATGCCCTACGAGGGCTCCAGGTTCAGCAACTTCAGCATGGTGATAATCCTCCCAAAGAAGAGGGACGGCCTAAACGAAATAGAGGAAAAGCTGAGCCCGCGGTTCCTGCAGGGGCTCCTCAGCTCTCTCAAGCCGGAGGAAGTTGACGTGACGGTACCGAAGTTCAGGTTCGAGGGCGAATACCAGCTGGGCGAGACACTCAGGGGAATGGGCATGAGAAAAGCCTTCACTGACCGTGCGGACTTCTCGGGCATCTCAGAGGAGCCCATCGCCATAAGCGAGGTCGTCCACAAGACCTTCATAAGCGTTGCCGAGAACGGCACCGAGGCGGCCGCGGCGACGGCGGTGATATTCACGGCGGTTTCGGCCCCCGGAGAAACCCCGGAGTACAAGGTCTTCAGGGCAGACCATCCCTTCCTGTTCCTCATAGTCGACAGGGACAGCGGGCTCGTGCTCTTCATCGGCAGGCTGGTTGACCCGAGGGGATGA
- a CDS encoding class I SAM-dependent methyltransferase: MPLWKDGKLGLPVKEAVKLFPELNDYLDGRGRLDFSNREARILYNKAIAKALFGLEIEYHPRGLVTTPVSRYLFLKTFLRGDERVLEIGTGHTAMMALMAEKLFKCDVTATELDEEFFEYARKNIERNGAGVKLIRSNGGIIRGVIPKGERFDVIFSAPPYYERPTRSVLTEREGVGGGEHGEAFSVRLIEEALDHLKPGGRVALFLPDKKPLIKAIEEKGKGLGYSVRDVKFKVGTRWRHSLIMKK; encoded by the coding sequence ATGCCCCTCTGGAAGGATGGAAAGCTAGGACTGCCGGTAAAAGAGGCCGTGAAGCTCTTTCCGGAGCTGAACGACTACCTCGACGGGCGCGGGAGGCTCGACTTCTCGAACAGGGAAGCGAGAATACTCTACAACAAAGCCATAGCGAAGGCCCTCTTCGGGCTGGAGATAGAATACCACCCGCGCGGGCTCGTGACCACCCCCGTTTCGCGCTACCTATTCCTCAAGACCTTCCTGCGCGGGGACGAGAGGGTTCTGGAAATCGGAACCGGACACACCGCGATGATGGCGCTAATGGCGGAGAAGCTCTTCAAGTGCGACGTTACCGCGACGGAGCTCGACGAGGAGTTCTTCGAGTATGCCAGGAAGAACATCGAGCGGAACGGCGCCGGAGTTAAGCTCATCAGGAGCAACGGGGGGATAATCAGGGGGGTAATTCCCAAAGGCGAGCGCTTTGACGTGATTTTTTCAGCCCCGCCGTACTACGAGAGGCCGACAAGGAGCGTTCTGACGGAGAGGGAAGGCGTTGGAGGAGGCGAACACGGCGAGGCCTTCTCGGTGAGGCTCATCGAGGAGGCGCTGGATCATTTGAAGCCCGGCGGCAGGGTTGCCCTCTTCCTTCCGGACAAAAAGCCTCTGATAAAGGCCATAGAAGAAAAGGGAAAAGGGCTGGGCTACTCCGTGAGGGACGTGAAGTTCAAGGTCGGGACGAGGTGGAGGCACAGTTTGATAATGAAAAAATGA